In Streptococcus uberis, a single window of DNA contains:
- a CDS encoding C69 family dipeptidase, with translation MNTKKFTLATVTVMTALACYSSAEACTGFIIGKNLTTDGSTLFGRTEDLEPNHNKTFIVRPAKDNKAGDKWKDQANGFEYPLPEHSFKYTAVPDVTPKYGVYDEAGFNEHGVSMSATVSASANDKILEKDPYVKDGLAESSITSVVLPSIKTAREGIELIAKIVSEKGSAEGNILTIADKDGIWYMEILSGHQYVAIKFPDDKFAVFPNTFYLGHVDFNDKENTIASDGVEKLAKDAGTYQEVDGQFHIAKSYNPKMADANRSRVFSGIKSLDPDSTVTYEDDNYELLQSTDKKFSLEDAMKLQRNRFEGLDLKPLDQMELDGKGKPKSKDAVKGYAYPISNPNVMEAHVFQLKDDIPAEMGGGVMWLSIGSPRNAPYLPYLGNISQTYKAYQEDSTKYNKDSWYWTVSHINDMVAANPKKFGTKVIDEVKGLEKTWMTEQEATTKEVAELVTSDPKAAQEKADKVSMDRAEKTFKRLKEIEAKLEKQSPKKDKKAKK, from the coding sequence ATGAACACGAAGAAATTTACGCTAGCAACTGTTACTGTTATGACAGCGCTAGCTTGCTACTCATCTGCGGAAGCTTGTACAGGTTTTATCATCGGCAAAAACCTGACAACTGACGGATCGACATTATTTGGTCGAACAGAAGACTTAGAACCAAACCACAATAAGACTTTCATCGTTCGTCCTGCTAAAGATAACAAAGCTGGTGACAAATGGAAAGATCAAGCCAATGGCTTTGAATACCCATTACCTGAACATTCTTTTAAATACACTGCTGTTCCTGATGTAACGCCCAAATATGGGGTTTACGATGAAGCTGGTTTCAACGAACATGGGGTTTCCATGTCTGCGACTGTATCGGCTTCAGCTAACGATAAAATTTTAGAAAAAGACCCTTATGTGAAAGATGGCTTGGCAGAATCTTCTATCACTTCAGTTGTGTTACCTAGTATCAAAACCGCCAGAGAAGGTATTGAACTGATTGCTAAAATCGTCTCAGAAAAAGGTTCCGCTGAAGGCAATATCCTTACTATTGCCGATAAAGATGGTATCTGGTACATGGAAATTCTGTCCGGGCACCAATATGTCGCTATTAAATTCCCTGACGACAAATTTGCTGTTTTCCCGAATACTTTCTATCTAGGGCATGTCGATTTCAACGATAAAGAAAACACTATTGCATCAGATGGTGTGGAAAAACTAGCCAAAGATGCTGGCACCTATCAAGAAGTTGATGGTCAATTCCATATCGCTAAATCCTACAATCCAAAAATGGCTGATGCCAACCGCTCTCGTGTGTTCTCAGGTATTAAATCACTAGACCCAGATTCAACAGTAACCTATGAAGACGACAACTACGAATTATTGCAAAGCACTGATAAAAAATTCTCTTTAGAAGATGCTATGAAATTGCAACGTAATCGTTTTGAAGGATTGGATTTGAAGCCTTTGGATCAAATGGAATTAGATGGTAAAGGTAAACCTAAATCTAAAGATGCTGTTAAAGGTTATGCTTACCCTATCTCTAATCCAAACGTTATGGAAGCTCACGTCTTCCAATTAAAAGATGATATTCCTGCTGAAATGGGCGGCGGTGTCATGTGGTTATCAATCGGTAGCCCAAGAAATGCTCCTTATCTACCATACTTAGGAAATATTAGTCAAACTTATAAAGCATACCAAGAAGATAGTACCAAATACAATAAAGATTCTTGGTACTGGACAGTTTCCCATATCAACGATATGGTTGCAGCTAATCCTAAAAAATTTGGCACTAAGGTAATTGATGAAGTTAAAGGTCTTGAAAAAACTTGGATGACTGAACAAGAAGCAACTACTAAAGAAGTTGCTGAGTTAGTGACAAGCGACCCTAAAGCTGCTCAAGAAAAAGCTGATAAAGTATCAATGGACAGAGCTGAAAAAACCTTCAAACGCTTGAAAGAAATTGAAGCTAAGTTAGAAAAACAAAGTCCAAAAAAAGATAAAAAAGCTAAAAAATAA
- a CDS encoding YSIRK signal domain/LPXTG anchor domain surface protein, whose product MFKTKKEIFSIRKTALGVGSVLLGVVLTTQVASADEVSLMTPSVDKSLTTTSPVLESTSSQLAATIAPITTDTRSNVTATSPVLAAATTAPSVTRIPIASPIRYVSDPNQPVGYRATQVQGIDGSIITTQTAALDANGNPIVTDEHIESTETVIVLGTKSTSQVISTQVATTTYSIDVTKPVGTDIVIPAVDGQTTTTTTYKIETATTAPVSPSVLSEDYKWIDQPFYHVDTTQTLPSDRVSIDQLFVPIPTLTPDFNRSESTVREYAQFAENYMYDYITVTNPDGATTRQQVIRPVTSEMLDPTNTRLRTLTGLTDDNAFYSRLLDTSKQDLWNTSAQDYGLEIVPEDLSTSSDDFLRYHSSNIINDALYADIKADYLRAQLAYNQLLSLGTLTTDQQSAMDMMTSQFESLTLRYNNYKDSVAIVVDYSNTTMSATQQADFEAKLAALPVEVQRAISELTIYDGQIPGMGTTTLGLSNSADQTIALKYEANNLKLVSTVLHEMTHIIDFKSGLYSETTDRNTDGSLSTVMAFSDTQEFLDVYHTYFDRPDVWSYYRDNSEEAFAEGLSQYIMHRLFGTPYSTYIANPYTGDAYNPGDGSGYSPFAETEFYFASLYNRLFEYPRTAQVVPYLVTTTTTAPVNGQVIYGAMPEETTTTTPYTTVYVGDTSFAYDPTGQTDRVQAGVDGTETIRTTYSLDSNNQLVATQTVISSTPVQNQIITKGTQPTVVDTSVPMTIVYQEVTDGSLGDWQVKVLDAGQDGLIRSTTTYSVDPVTGIVTPSTTEATITAMRPMIVQYQVGKSKLSAIPFLTQYVNDDSLAAGLEKVIQEGVGGTQIETVQSFNFIQDGANSHFENIAYSSPTIVVAAVDQVIARGTKVVEVVVPVPEIVTPKPETSEVISPEKGQSATTVTVEVVKAPVQTRAKVEAVSAPKESLPTTGDDQNLLVTLMSSLLLMSLGLGLKKKEDE is encoded by the coding sequence ATGTTCAAAACCAAAAAAGAGATTTTTAGTATCCGCAAAACGGCCCTTGGTGTTGGAAGCGTTTTACTAGGAGTCGTGCTGACAACACAGGTTGCAAGTGCTGATGAAGTTAGTCTTATGACACCTTCGGTTGACAAAAGCCTAACGACAACAAGTCCAGTTTTAGAGAGTACGTCTAGTCAATTGGCGGCTACAATAGCTCCAATCACGACCGACACAAGGTCAAATGTCACGGCAACAAGTCCGGTATTAGCAGCTGCGACTACAGCACCAAGTGTTACTAGAATACCAATTGCTAGCCCAATTCGTTATGTCTCAGATCCTAATCAACCAGTTGGCTATCGTGCTACCCAAGTTCAAGGAATAGATGGTTCTATTATTACGACTCAAACAGCTGCTTTAGATGCTAATGGCAATCCAATTGTGACAGATGAACATATTGAATCTACGGAAACAGTTATTGTTTTGGGTACAAAATCGACAAGTCAGGTAATCAGTACACAGGTAGCCACAACGACTTATAGTATTGACGTGACAAAACCTGTCGGAACAGATATTGTTATCCCTGCAGTTGATGGTCAAACAACGACGACTACCACCTATAAAATTGAAACAGCCACAACGGCACCAGTCAGTCCGTCGGTGCTTTCAGAAGATTATAAGTGGATTGATCAACCCTTCTATCATGTTGATACAACGCAAACATTGCCAAGTGACCGCGTTAGCATTGATCAACTTTTTGTTCCAATCCCAACGTTAACACCGGACTTTAACAGGTCAGAATCAACAGTACGTGAGTATGCTCAATTTGCAGAAAACTATATGTATGATTATATCACAGTGACCAATCCTGATGGGGCGACAACTCGACAGCAAGTGATTCGTCCAGTAACGAGTGAAATGCTAGATCCAACAAATACAAGGTTACGTACTCTTACCGGTTTAACTGATGATAATGCTTTTTACTCTCGTCTGTTAGATACTAGTAAACAAGATTTATGGAATACATCTGCCCAGGATTATGGCTTAGAAATTGTTCCAGAAGATTTAAGCACCTCAAGTGATGATTTTTTAAGATACCATAGTAGTAATATTATCAATGATGCTTTATATGCTGATATTAAAGCGGACTATTTGCGTGCTCAATTAGCTTACAATCAATTACTTTCATTAGGCACTCTTACCACAGATCAGCAGTCTGCAATGGACATGATGACCAGTCAATTTGAGTCATTGACACTACGTTACAATAATTATAAAGACAGTGTCGCTATCGTCGTTGATTATAGCAATACAACCATGTCAGCCACTCAACAAGCTGATTTTGAAGCAAAGCTGGCAGCTCTACCTGTTGAGGTTCAGCGTGCTATCTCAGAACTTACTATTTACGATGGGCAAATTCCCGGCATGGGAACAACAACTCTAGGTCTCTCCAATTCAGCTGATCAGACGATTGCCTTAAAATATGAAGCCAATAATCTGAAATTGGTTTCAACAGTGCTTCATGAAATGACGCATATTATCGACTTTAAGAGTGGCCTCTATTCAGAAACGACTGACCGTAATACAGATGGTAGTCTTAGCACGGTCATGGCCTTTTCAGATACCCAAGAGTTCTTAGATGTCTACCATACCTATTTTGACCGACCGGATGTTTGGTCTTACTACAGAGATAACAGCGAAGAAGCTTTTGCTGAAGGGCTCAGCCAGTATATCATGCACCGTCTCTTTGGAACACCATACTCGACATATATTGCCAATCCTTATACTGGAGATGCCTACAATCCAGGTGATGGTTCAGGTTATAGCCCATTTGCGGAAACGGAATTTTATTTTGCCAGCTTATACAACCGTTTATTTGAATACCCTAGAACAGCTCAAGTTGTCCCATATCTTGTCACTACTACGACAACAGCTCCAGTAAATGGTCAAGTCATTTACGGAGCAATGCCAGAGGAAACAACTACAACAACACCTTACACAACAGTTTATGTGGGAGATACCAGTTTCGCCTATGACCCTACTGGACAGACTGACCGTGTACAAGCAGGTGTCGATGGGACAGAAACCATTCGCACGACCTACTCACTAGATAGTAATAACCAGTTGGTAGCAACTCAGACGGTTATTTCATCTACCCCTGTTCAAAATCAAATTATTACAAAAGGTACTCAACCTACCGTTGTTGACACTAGTGTTCCAATGACTATTGTTTATCAAGAAGTCACAGATGGTTCATTGGGTGACTGGCAAGTTAAAGTTTTGGATGCAGGTCAAGATGGCTTAATACGTAGCACAACAACCTATAGTGTTGATCCTGTGACAGGTATTGTGACACCAAGTACAACAGAAGCTACTATCACAGCCATGAGACCAATGATTGTTCAATATCAAGTTGGTAAATCTAAACTAAGTGCTATTCCTTTCTTAACGCAGTATGTTAATGATGATAGCTTAGCTGCTGGCTTAGAAAAAGTCATTCAAGAAGGTGTTGGAGGGACTCAAATCGAGACAGTTCAATCCTTTAATTTTATTCAAGATGGTGCAAATTCTCATTTTGAAAACATTGCCTACAGTTCCCCAACTATTGTTGTTGCTGCTGTTGATCAAGTCATAGCGCGTGGAACGAAAGTAGTTGAAGTTGTAGTTCCAGTACCAGAAATTGTAACACCGAAACCAGAAACATCAGAAGTGATAAGTCCTGAAAAAGGCCAATCAGCTACTACTGTTACAGTTGAAGTTGTTAAAGCTCCGGTTCAGACAAGGGCTAAAGTTGAAGCTGTTTCAGCTCCAAAAGAAAGTTTGCCAACAACTGGTGATGACCAAAATCTACTCGTGACACTCATGTCAAGTCTCTTATTAATGAGTCTAGGTTTAGGACTTAAGAAAAAAGAAGACGAATAA
- the groL gene encoding chaperonin GroEL (60 kDa chaperone family; promotes refolding of misfolded polypeptides especially under stressful conditions; forms two stacked rings of heptamers to form a barrel-shaped 14mer; ends can be capped by GroES; misfolded proteins enter the barrel where they are refolded when GroES binds) — translation MAKDIKFSADARAAMVRGVDILADTVKVTLGPKGRNVVLEKAFGSPLITNDGVTIAKEIELEDHFENMGAKLVSEVASKTNDIAGDGTTTATVLTQAIVREGLKNVTAGANPIGIRRGIEKATSAAVEELKAIAQPVSGKEAIAQVAAVSSRSEKVGEYISEAMERVGNDGVITIEESRGMETELEVVEGMQFDRGYLSQYMVTDNEKMVADLENPFILITDKKVSNIQEILPLLEEVLKTSRPLLIIADDVDGEALPTLVLNKIRGTFNVVAVKAPGFGDRRKAMLEDIAILTGGTVITEDLGLDLKDATIATLGQAAKVTVDKDSTVIVEGAGSAEAIANRVGLIKSQLETTTSEFDREKLQERLAKLAGGVAVIKVGAATETELKEMKLRIEDALNATRAAVEEGIVSGGGTALVTVIDKVAALELTGDEATGRNIVLRALEEPVRQIAYNAGYEGSVVIDKLKNSPVGTGFNAATGDWVDMIETGIIDPVKVTRSALQNAASVASLILTTEAVVANKPEPAAPAMPGGMDPSMMGGMM, via the coding sequence ATGGCAAAAGACATTAAATTTTCAGCAGATGCGCGTGCAGCAATGGTGCGTGGGGTAGATATTTTAGCAGATACTGTAAAAGTAACTTTGGGCCCAAAAGGTCGTAACGTTGTTCTTGAAAAAGCATTTGGTTCACCACTAATCACAAATGACGGGGTAACCATTGCAAAAGAAATTGAATTAGAAGACCATTTCGAAAATATGGGAGCTAAATTGGTTTCAGAAGTTGCTTCAAAAACCAATGATATCGCAGGAGATGGAACAACTACAGCAACAGTATTAACTCAAGCAATTGTCCGAGAAGGGTTAAAAAATGTCACTGCAGGGGCTAATCCAATTGGCATTCGTCGCGGTATTGAAAAAGCAACATCAGCCGCAGTTGAAGAATTAAAAGCTATTGCCCAACCAGTTTCCGGAAAAGAGGCTATTGCCCAAGTAGCTGCCGTGTCATCACGTTCAGAAAAAGTTGGGGAGTATATCTCAGAAGCCATGGAACGTGTAGGCAATGATGGTGTTATCACAATTGAAGAATCACGTGGTATGGAAACAGAACTTGAAGTGGTTGAAGGGATGCAATTTGACCGCGGATACTTATCACAATATATGGTAACAGATAATGAAAAAATGGTTGCTGATCTTGAAAACCCATTTATCTTAATCACAGATAAAAAAGTATCAAATATTCAAGAAATTTTACCGTTATTGGAAGAAGTGCTTAAAACCAGTCGTCCCCTTCTCATTATTGCAGATGATGTTGATGGTGAAGCTTTGCCAACACTTGTTTTAAATAAAATTCGTGGAACATTCAACGTTGTTGCTGTTAAAGCCCCTGGCTTTGGCGATCGCCGTAAAGCCATGCTAGAAGATATCGCTATCTTGACAGGTGGAACAGTTATTACTGAAGATTTAGGTTTAGACCTTAAGGATGCAACAATTGCTACGCTCGGTCAAGCAGCTAAAGTGACTGTAGACAAGGATTCCACAGTTATTGTTGAAGGTGCTGGCTCTGCGGAAGCAATTGCTAACCGTGTTGGATTGATCAAATCACAGTTAGAAACAACAACTTCTGAGTTTGATCGTGAAAAATTACAAGAACGTTTGGCTAAGTTAGCTGGTGGTGTGGCAGTTATTAAAGTAGGTGCTGCAACAGAAACAGAACTTAAAGAAATGAAATTACGCATTGAAGATGCCCTTAATGCAACTCGTGCAGCAGTTGAAGAAGGTATTGTATCAGGTGGTGGAACAGCACTTGTTACGGTTATTGACAAAGTGGCAGCCTTAGAACTTACTGGCGATGAAGCAACCGGACGTAACATTGTCCTTCGTGCTCTCGAAGAACCAGTTCGTCAAATTGCTTATAATGCTGGTTATGAAGGATCAGTTGTCATTGATAAATTGAAAAATAGTCCAGTTGGAACAGGATTCAATGCTGCAACAGGTGACTGGGTAGATATGATTGAAACAGGTATCATTGACCCTGTCAAAGTTACTCGCTCAGCTCTTCAAAATGCTGCTTCAGTTGCAAGTCTCATCTTAACAACTGAAGCTGTTGTGGCTAATAAACCAGAACCAGCTGCCCCAGCAATGCCAGGAGGAATGGACCCAAGCATGATGGGTGGAATGATGTAA
- the groES gene encoding co-chaperone GroES: MLKPLGDRVVVRFEEEKEQTVGGFVLAGNHKESTRKATVVAVSETGMRTITGEVVPPSVTVGQMVLVEDGQVLEVTHEDEKLAIIREADIIAILG; encoded by the coding sequence ATGTTAAAACCATTAGGAGACCGCGTGGTCGTTAGATTTGAAGAAGAAAAAGAACAAACAGTTGGTGGTTTTGTACTCGCAGGCAATCATAAAGAGTCAACCAGAAAAGCAACAGTTGTTGCTGTGAGTGAAACTGGCATGCGTACGATTACAGGTGAAGTTGTCCCTCCATCTGTTACAGTTGGTCAAATGGTCTTAGTAGAAGATGGTCAGGTTTTAGAAGTAACTCATGAAGATGAGAAATTAGCAATTATTCGGGAAGCTGATATTATTGCGATTTTAGGATAA
- a CDS encoding ATP-dependent Clp protease ATP-binding subunit, which translates to MTDYSLKMQAIFKQAQYQAARFDSPYLETWHLLLAMVVVNNSLAGLVFNEFENKVALEEYEAAAILAIGKAPNDDIKEFEYKGQSKTLSHILSIADAIRNVTHANEVGSEHVLFAILLNPDIMATRLLELAGFKIKDDGKGDLKLADLRKAIEIQAAYSKETIKAIYELRKPKKAKTGGTFSDMMKPAGTAGELSDYTRDLTEMASQGLLEPVIGREKEITRMVQVLSRKTKNNPVLVGEAGVGKTALAYGLAQRIVTGEIPYELRDMRVLELDMMSVVAGTRFRGDFEERMNQIIDDIESDGHIILFVDELHTIMGSGSGIDSTLDAANILKPALSRGTLHMVGATTQEEYQKHIEKDAALSRRFSKVLIEEPSVEDAYKILSGLKKSYESYHNVTISDQAIKTAVKVAHRYLTSKHLPDSAIDLLDEASATVQSFVKKEAPAFITPIDQAIIKGDFKTVSQLLKASKAKPQKPTPVTEEDIMSTLSKLSGIPLEKISKADSQKYLNLEKELHKRVIGQEDAVSAISRAIRRNQSGIRTGKRPIGSFMFLGPTGVGKTELAKALAELLFDDESALIRFDMSEYMEKFAASRLNGAPPGYVGYDEGGELTEKVRNKPYSVLLFDEVEKAHPDIFNVLLQVLDDGQLTDSRGRKVDFSNTIIIMTSNLGATALRDDKTVGFGAKDINHDHSAMEKRILEELKKTYRPEFINRIDEKVVFHSLSQEDMRQVVTIMVQPLIKNLEEKGITLKMQPSALKYLSEVGYDVEMGARPLRRTIQTEIEDKLSEFILSGQLKTGKTLKIGMSQGKLKFDMV; encoded by the coding sequence ATGACAGATTATTCACTCAAAATGCAAGCTATTTTTAAACAAGCACAATACCAAGCGGCGCGTTTTGATAGCCCCTATTTAGAAACTTGGCACCTCTTATTGGCAATGGTTGTTGTTAATAATTCACTAGCTGGCCTTGTTTTTAATGAATTTGAAAATAAGGTTGCCTTGGAAGAATATGAAGCGGCAGCTATCTTAGCCATTGGCAAAGCTCCAAATGATGATATTAAGGAGTTTGAATATAAAGGTCAGTCAAAAACACTTTCTCATATTTTGTCCATTGCTGATGCTATTCGAAATGTTACACATGCCAATGAAGTAGGATCAGAGCATGTTCTTTTTGCTATCTTATTAAATCCTGATATTATGGCAACTCGTTTGCTAGAATTAGCTGGATTTAAAATCAAAGATGATGGCAAAGGCGATTTGAAATTGGCTGATTTAAGAAAAGCCATTGAAATTCAAGCTGCTTATAGTAAAGAAACCATTAAAGCTATCTACGAACTCAGAAAACCCAAAAAAGCCAAAACAGGCGGTACTTTCTCAGATATGATGAAACCAGCTGGCACTGCGGGAGAATTATCAGATTATACGAGAGATTTGACAGAAATGGCAAGTCAAGGCTTACTTGAGCCTGTTATTGGCAGAGAAAAAGAAATCACTCGAATGGTTCAAGTCTTAAGTCGTAAAACGAAAAATAATCCAGTTTTAGTCGGTGAGGCTGGTGTTGGTAAGACAGCATTGGCCTATGGCTTAGCCCAACGGATTGTGACTGGTGAGATTCCATATGAACTTCGTGATATGCGTGTCTTAGAATTAGACATGATGAGTGTGGTGGCAGGTACGCGTTTTCGTGGTGATTTTGAAGAACGCATGAATCAAATTATTGATGATATTGAAAGTGATGGTCATATCATTCTCTTTGTCGATGAATTACACACTATTATGGGATCTGGCAGTGGTATTGATAGCACTTTAGATGCTGCAAATATCCTCAAACCAGCTCTCTCAAGAGGAACCCTACATATGGTTGGGGCAACTACTCAAGAAGAGTATCAAAAACATATTGAAAAAGATGCCGCTTTATCTCGTCGTTTCTCAAAAGTTTTGATTGAAGAACCAAGTGTAGAGGATGCCTACAAGATACTATCAGGGTTGAAAAAATCTTACGAAAGCTATCATAATGTCACCATCTCGGATCAAGCCATCAAAACAGCAGTCAAAGTTGCTCATCGCTATTTGACGAGCAAGCACTTACCTGATTCTGCGATTGATTTATTAGATGAAGCTAGCGCAACGGTTCAAAGTTTCGTCAAAAAAGAGGCGCCTGCCTTCATCACACCCATTGACCAAGCCATCATAAAAGGTGATTTTAAAACAGTTAGCCAACTTTTGAAAGCTTCCAAGGCTAAGCCCCAGAAACCAACTCCTGTTACTGAAGAAGATATCATGTCTACATTAAGTAAATTGTCAGGAATTCCACTGGAAAAAATTAGCAAGGCAGATAGTCAGAAATACCTTAACCTGGAAAAAGAATTGCATAAGCGTGTTATCGGTCAAGAGGATGCAGTCTCAGCAATTTCAAGAGCTATCAGACGCAATCAGTCTGGTATTCGAACAGGTAAACGTCCGATTGGCTCCTTTATGTTCCTTGGACCGACAGGTGTTGGGAAAACAGAATTAGCAAAAGCTTTAGCAGAACTCTTATTCGATGATGAATCAGCTCTCATTCGTTTTGATATGTCAGAATACATGGAAAAATTCGCTGCTAGCCGTTTAAATGGAGCACCTCCAGGATATGTTGGCTATGACGAGGGCGGTGAGTTGACCGAAAAAGTACGTAACAAGCCCTATTCTGTTCTTCTCTTCGATGAAGTTGAAAAAGCCCATCCAGATATCTTTAATGTTTTGTTACAAGTCTTGGATGATGGACAATTAACGGATTCTCGTGGGCGAAAAGTCGATTTTTCAAATACAATCATTATCATGACAAGTAATTTAGGTGCTACAGCGCTTCGAGATGATAAAACGGTTGGATTTGGTGCTAAAGATATCAACCATGATCATTCGGCCATGGAAAAACGCATCTTAGAAGAATTGAAAAAAACCTACCGACCAGAATTTATCAACCGAATTGATGAAAAAGTTGTCTTCCATAGCTTAAGTCAAGAAGACATGCGACAAGTTGTCACGATTATGGTTCAACCCTTGATTAAGAACTTGGAAGAAAAAGGGATTACCCTCAAAATGCAACCATCTGCATTAAAATATTTGTCTGAAGTCGGTTATGATGTTGAGATGGGGGCAAGGCCACTAAGACGAACCATCCAAACAGAAATCGAAGACAAGTTGTCAGAATTCATTTTATCTGGTCAACTTAAAACTGGTAAGACTTTAAAAATTGGTATGAGCCAAGGTAAATTAAAATTTGATATGGTCTAA
- a CDS encoding CtsR family transcriptional regulator: MPTKNTSDSIEEYIKELLAQSGIAEIKRSLLADSFQVVPSQINYVIKTRFTESRGYEVESKRGGGGYIRIAKVRFSDKHHLIGNLMANIGSQVSEVVFTDSIQLLFDEHLITEREGNVILAMASDDVLGKDASVIRARMLYRLLQRIDRKGSN; this comes from the coding sequence ATGCCAACAAAAAACACATCTGATAGCATTGAAGAATACATCAAAGAACTATTGGCGCAGTCTGGGATTGCAGAAATTAAACGTTCCCTATTGGCTGATTCCTTTCAAGTGGTACCTAGTCAAATCAATTATGTCATTAAAACGCGTTTTACAGAGAGCCGTGGCTATGAAGTCGAAAGTAAACGAGGCGGTGGTGGCTACATCCGGATAGCCAAAGTACGCTTTTCAGATAAGCACCATCTGATTGGCAATTTAATGGCTAACATCGGGTCGCAGGTTAGTGAGGTGGTTTTCACAGATTCCATCCAACTGCTATTTGATGAACATTTAATAACAGAACGTGAGGGAAACGTCATCTTAGCAATGGCTTCTGATGATGTTTTAGGAAAAGATGCCTCAGTGATTCGTGCGCGAATGCTTTACCGTTTGTTGCAACGAATTGACAGAAAGGGAAGTAATTAA
- a CDS encoding cold-shock protein, whose amino-acid sequence MAQGTVKWFNAEKGFGFISTEDGQEYFAHFSAIQTKGYKTLDEGQQVTFDIVDGHRGLQAVNITKLP is encoded by the coding sequence ATGGCACAAGGAACAGTTAAATGGTTTAATGCTGAAAAGGGATTTGGATTTATTTCAACTGAAGATGGTCAGGAATATTTCGCACATTTTTCAGCTATACAAACTAAAGGTTACAAAACATTAGATGAAGGTCAGCAAGTGACATTTGATATTGTAGACGGCCACCGCGGTCTTCAAGCAGTCAATATTACAAAACTTCCATAG